A genomic stretch from Streptomyces venezuelae ATCC 10712 includes:
- a CDS encoding ABC transporter ATP-binding protein, with translation MPPAIEATGLTKNYGDLRVLDALDLQVAPGTVFALLGPNGAGKTTTVRILATLTTPDAGHARVAGHDVVTARPRVRRAISLTGQFAAVDENQTGAENLWTAARLSGLTRPAAARRTAELLDRFGLTEAGGRLTKTYSGGMRRRLDLAAGLVRGPGETQVMFLDEPTTGLDPRSRQELWEIVRELSDGGTTVFLTTQYLEEADRLADRITVLGKGRTLAEGTPAALKARYAAHRLDLVAPDEQAYLRLTTLAGPTATHDPAALTLGVPTDGSAAHVRELLDALDPGRRDIARFTLHTATLDDVFLTLTADKEPSHV, from the coding sequence ATGCCTCCGGCCATCGAAGCCACCGGCCTGACCAAGAACTACGGGGACCTCCGCGTCCTCGACGCCCTCGACCTCCAGGTCGCGCCCGGCACCGTCTTCGCCCTCCTCGGCCCCAACGGCGCGGGGAAGACCACCACCGTCCGCATCCTCGCCACCCTCACCACCCCCGACGCCGGCCACGCGCGCGTGGCGGGGCACGACGTCGTCACCGCACGCCCCCGGGTCCGCCGCGCGATCAGCCTCACGGGCCAGTTCGCCGCCGTCGACGAGAACCAGACCGGCGCCGAGAACCTCTGGACCGCCGCCCGGCTCTCCGGTCTCACCCGCCCCGCCGCCGCCCGCCGCACCGCCGAACTCCTCGACCGCTTCGGCCTCACCGAGGCCGGCGGCCGCCTCACCAAGACGTACTCGGGCGGCATGCGCCGCCGCCTCGACCTCGCCGCGGGACTCGTCCGCGGCCCCGGCGAGACCCAGGTCATGTTCCTCGACGAACCCACCACAGGACTCGACCCGCGCAGCCGCCAGGAACTGTGGGAGATCGTCCGCGAACTCTCCGACGGCGGCACGACCGTCTTCCTCACCACCCAGTACCTGGAGGAGGCCGACCGGCTCGCCGACCGGATCACCGTCCTCGGCAAGGGCCGCACCCTCGCCGAGGGCACCCCCGCCGCGCTCAAGGCCCGCTACGCCGCCCACCGCCTCGACCTCGTCGCCCCCGACGAGCAGGCCTACCTACGGCTCACCACCCTCGCGGGCCCCACCGCCACCCACGACCCCGCGGCCCTGACCCTCGGCGTCCCCACCGACGGCAGCGCCGCCCACGTCAGGGAACTGCTCGACGCGCTCGACCCCGGGCGCCGCGACATCGCCCGCTTCACCCTGCACACGGCCACGCTCGACGACGTCTTCCTGACCCTGACCGCCGACAAGGAACCCAGCCATGTCTGA
- a CDS encoding TetR/AcrR family transcriptional regulator C-terminal domain-containing protein, producing the protein MTNGEERTGRSERPPGRADGGSFLPPAIEAAWGLRERPSKGPKPGLTLDRIVAAAVALASAEGLGAVSMGRVAKELGASTMSLYRYVSAKSELYVLMQEAATGAPPASLCPPGTGWREALEAWACAIREVYQRNLWLLRLPVSGPPATPNLVAWWEKALVALEGTGLDAGTKISVTLLVGGFVRSDALVMADLADVIAAGDAAPDEVIARYGRTLRRLADPGTYPEVASMLDSGVMDVADAPDTEFRFGLDRILDGIAVLVEGRAS; encoded by the coding sequence GTGACGAACGGCGAGGAACGGACGGGCCGGAGTGAGCGGCCGCCGGGCCGGGCCGACGGCGGGAGCTTCCTGCCGCCGGCCATCGAGGCGGCCTGGGGGCTGCGGGAACGCCCCTCGAAGGGCCCCAAGCCCGGCCTGACCCTGGACCGGATCGTCGCGGCGGCCGTCGCCCTCGCCTCCGCGGAAGGCCTCGGCGCCGTCTCCATGGGCCGGGTCGCCAAGGAGCTCGGCGCCTCGACGATGTCGCTCTACCGGTACGTCTCCGCCAAGAGCGAGCTGTACGTCCTGATGCAGGAGGCAGCCACGGGCGCCCCGCCCGCCTCGCTCTGCCCGCCCGGCACCGGGTGGCGCGAGGCGCTGGAGGCCTGGGCCTGTGCGATCCGCGAGGTCTATCAGCGCAACCTCTGGCTGCTGCGGCTCCCCGTCTCGGGCCCGCCCGCGACCCCGAACCTGGTCGCCTGGTGGGAGAAGGCCCTCGTCGCCCTGGAGGGCACCGGTCTCGACGCCGGCACCAAGATCTCGGTGACCCTGCTGGTCGGCGGCTTCGTCCGGAGCGACGCCCTGGTCATGGCGGACCTCGCCGACGTCATCGCCGCGGGCGACGCGGCACCCGACGAGGTCATCGCCCGCTACGGCCGGACGCTGCGGCGGCTGGCCGACCCGGGGACGTACCCCGAGGTGGCGAGCATGCTCGACTCGGGCGTGATGGACGTCGCCGACGCCCCCGACACCGAGTTCCGCTTCGGTCTCGACCGCATCCTGGACGGGATCGCCGTACTCGTGGAAGGACGTGCCTCATGA
- a CDS encoding DUF1416 domain-containing protein gives MCGAQPGGPDASTIKPGETTIQGFVTKDGQPVTGYVRLLDSTGEFTAEVPTSATGQFRFYAAEGTWTVRALVPGGTADRQVVAQHGGLAEVAIAV, from the coding sequence ATGTGTGGAGCGCAGCCCGGCGGCCCCGACGCCTCGACGATCAAGCCCGGTGAGACCACCATCCAGGGCTTCGTGACCAAGGACGGCCAGCCCGTCACCGGTTACGTCCGCCTCCTGGACTCGACCGGCGAGTTCACGGCCGAGGTCCCGACCTCCGCCACCGGCCAGTTCCGTTTCTACGCGGCCGAGGGCACCTGGACCGTCCGCGCCCTGGTCCCCGGCGGCACCGCCGACCGCCAGGTCGTGGCCCAGCACGGTGGCCTGGCCGAGGTCGCCATCGCGGTCTGA
- a CDS encoding TetR/AcrR family transcriptional regulator gives MTGPDSRPAAPGLRERKKERTRQALSDAAVALFMERGFDAVSVAEVAAAAEVSKPTLFRYFPAKEDLVLHRFADHEDESARVVTAGLRAGTAPLDALYAHLLDGLDRRDPVTGLCDHPAVLSYLRLLYGTPALVGRLHAYRMRSEAALADALAAAGAEGSEAADPLVARLGAGQIVAVLGVLAEENTGRIAAGETADEVAADAVAAAGLAFRVLREGLPY, from the coding sequence ATGACCGGGCCGGATTCCCGTCCCGCCGCCCCAGGGCTGCGCGAGCGGAAGAAGGAGCGGACGCGCCAGGCGCTGTCCGACGCGGCCGTCGCGCTCTTCATGGAGCGCGGCTTCGACGCCGTCTCGGTCGCCGAGGTGGCCGCCGCCGCCGAGGTCTCCAAGCCGACCCTCTTCCGGTACTTCCCGGCCAAGGAGGACCTGGTCCTCCACCGGTTCGCCGATCACGAGGACGAGTCGGCGCGGGTGGTGACCGCCGGACTCCGCGCCGGTACGGCCCCGCTCGACGCGCTGTACGCCCACCTGCTCGACGGTCTCGACCGCCGCGATCCGGTCACCGGACTCTGCGACCACCCGGCGGTCCTGTCGTACCTGCGGCTGCTCTACGGCACGCCCGCCCTGGTAGGCCGGCTCCACGCGTACCGGATGCGGTCGGAGGCCGCCCTCGCGGACGCGCTGGCCGCCGCCGGTGCGGAGGGCTCCGAGGCCGCCGATCCGCTCGTGGCGCGGCTCGGCGCCGGGCAGATCGTGGCCGTGCTCGGGGTGCTCGCGGAGGAGAACACCGGCCGGATCGCGGCCGGTGAGACGGCCGACGAGGTGGCGGCGGACGCGGTGGCCGCGGCCGGGCTCGCCTTTCGGGTGCTGCGGGAGGGGCTGCCGTACTGA
- a CDS encoding Ms5788A family Cys-rich leader peptide has protein sequence MKRQAELTKRRAVDLCRVAAMLCRSV, from the coding sequence ATGAAGCGACAGGCGGAACTCACGAAGCGGCGGGCAGTAGACCTGTGCCGCGTCGCCGCCATGCTCTGTCGCTCCGTCTGA
- a CDS encoding YgfZ/GcvT domain-containing protein: protein MKSPLLSLPGAVAAEGRDEGVAAHYGDLFREQRALADGHGFVDLSHRGVVAVTGDDRLSWLHLLVTQHMTDLAPGQATEALILSANGHIEHALYLVDDGATVWAHVEPGTREELVAYLESMKFFYRVEVADRTDDFAVVHLPAGSIAEVPEGAVVRETPHGRDLFLPRADLESFAGSHGPAAGVLAYEALRVEAHRPRLGFETDHRTIPHEVGLIGSAVHLQKGCYRGQETVARVQNLGKPPRRLVFLHLDGSEVLLPGHGTPIRLAADGEEGRQLGFVTSSVRHHELGPIALALVKRNVPVDAPLVAGTTAAAQETVVEP from the coding sequence ATGAAGAGCCCTCTGCTGTCCCTGCCCGGCGCCGTCGCCGCCGAAGGCCGCGACGAAGGCGTCGCCGCGCACTACGGCGACCTGTTCCGTGAGCAGCGCGCCCTCGCCGACGGACACGGTTTCGTCGACCTCTCCCACCGCGGTGTCGTCGCCGTCACCGGTGACGACCGGCTGAGCTGGCTGCACCTGCTCGTCACCCAGCACATGACCGATCTGGCGCCCGGGCAGGCCACCGAGGCGCTGATCCTCTCCGCGAACGGGCACATCGAGCACGCCCTGTACCTCGTCGACGACGGTGCGACGGTCTGGGCGCACGTCGAGCCGGGGACGCGCGAGGAGCTCGTCGCGTACCTGGAGTCGATGAAGTTCTTCTACCGCGTCGAGGTCGCCGACCGTACGGACGACTTCGCGGTCGTCCACCTCCCGGCCGGCTCCATCGCCGAGGTCCCCGAGGGAGCCGTCGTACGGGAGACCCCGCACGGCCGTGACCTGTTCCTGCCCCGGGCCGACCTGGAGTCCTTCGCGGGCTCGCACGGGCCGGCCGCGGGCGTCCTGGCGTACGAGGCGCTGCGGGTCGAGGCGCACCGGCCCCGGCTCGGTTTCGAGACCGACCACCGGACCATTCCGCACGAGGTCGGGCTCATCGGCAGCGCCGTGCACCTGCAGAAGGGCTGCTACCGGGGTCAGGAGACGGTGGCCCGGGTGCAGAACCTGGGGAAGCCGCCGCGCCGTCTGGTCTTCCTGCACCTGGACGGCAGCGAGGTGCTGCTGCCCGGGCACGGCACTCCGATCCGGCTGGCCGCCGACGGTGAGGAGGGCCGCCAGCTCGGCTTCGTGACGAGCTCCGTCCGCCACCACGAGCTGGGGCCGATCGCCCTGGCCCTGGTGAAGCGGAACGTGCCGGTGGACGCGCCGCTGGTCGCCGGGACGACGGCGGCCGCGCAGGAGACGGTCGTCGAGCCGTAG
- a CDS encoding DsrE family protein, with product MPKKLVIKVTAGADAPERCSQAFTVAAVAAASGVEVSLWLTGESSWFALPGRAAEFDLPHAAPLPDLIDGILAAGGRITVCTQCAARRAIEEKDLLEGFRIAGAQVFVQEAMSDETQALVY from the coding sequence ATGCCGAAGAAGCTCGTGATCAAGGTGACCGCGGGGGCCGACGCCCCCGAACGCTGCTCGCAGGCCTTCACGGTGGCGGCCGTCGCCGCCGCCAGTGGCGTCGAGGTCTCGCTCTGGCTGACCGGCGAGTCCTCGTGGTTCGCCCTCCCGGGCCGGGCGGCGGAGTTCGACCTCCCGCACGCGGCGCCGCTCCCGGACCTGATCGACGGAATCCTGGCGGCCGGCGGCCGCATCACGGTCTGCACGCAGTGCGCGGCGCGCCGCGCCATCGAGGAGAAGGACCTCCTGGAGGGCTTCCGCATCGCCGGCGCCCAGGTCTTCGTCCAGGAAGCGATGTCGGACGAGACCCAGGCCCTCGTCTACTGA
- the dtd gene encoding D-aminoacyl-tRNA deacylase has protein sequence MRAVVQRVDGASVVVAGETVGEITGEGLCVLVGVTHDDTPEKAAQLARKLWSVRVLENEKSCSDVNAPLLVISQFTLYGDARKGRRPTWNAAAPGPVAEPLVDEVVARLRELGAHVETGRFGADMRVSLTNHGPFTVLIDV, from the coding sequence ATGCGTGCAGTGGTGCAGAGGGTGGACGGCGCGAGCGTCGTCGTCGCAGGGGAGACCGTCGGTGAGATCACCGGCGAGGGGCTGTGTGTGCTGGTCGGGGTGACCCATGACGACACCCCGGAGAAGGCCGCCCAATTGGCCAGAAAGCTCTGGTCCGTCCGGGTGCTGGAGAACGAGAAGTCGTGCTCGGACGTGAACGCGCCGCTGCTCGTCATCTCCCAGTTCACGCTCTACGGCGACGCCCGCAAGGGCCGCCGCCCCACCTGGAACGCCGCGGCCCCCGGCCCGGTGGCCGAGCCCCTGGTCGACGAGGTGGTGGCCCGGCTGCGCGAACTGGGCGCCCACGTGGAAACGGGCCGCTTCGGAGCGGACATGCGCGTCTCGCTCACGAACCACGGCCCGTTCACGGTGCTGATCGACGTCTGA
- a CDS encoding GNAT family N-acetyltransferase produces the protein MSVDVRAVTESEFPDWQRALRTGFLNPPVVTDAEVADRLPHVDLARTLGAYDRGRTVATFRSFRQEVSTVGGGSLTADAITQVTVAPTHRRRGLLSRMMGADLAAARERGDAIATLIAAEYPIYGRFGFGPASSTAEWSVDVRRAGLDPRRSGRPGDGGRIDLTDADEIRKVGPEVYARLARVRAGVTDRTPRGWDVGTGRGVSNEPWREPYYAIYRAESGEVEGYVAYTADDKWDDAKQPMNTATVRDLIAVTPAAERALWHFLCSIDWIGTVRSGYRAPDDPLPLLLPDPRAAKLLTYADMLWVRVLDPVRVLESRAYPVADGLVLDLRDGDGFAGGRYRLDASPDGVSCARTDASADLAFDIAELGVLAFGDESAVRLGRLGRVEELTAGAAARADLLFRTPLRPFSPDIF, from the coding sequence ATGAGTGTCGACGTACGCGCGGTGACGGAGTCCGAGTTCCCCGACTGGCAGCGTGCCCTGCGCACCGGGTTCCTCAACCCGCCCGTCGTGACCGACGCGGAGGTCGCCGACCGGCTGCCGCACGTCGACCTGGCCCGGACGCTCGGGGCGTACGACCGCGGCCGGACCGTCGCGACCTTCCGGTCCTTCCGGCAGGAGGTCAGCACGGTCGGCGGCGGCAGCCTCACCGCCGACGCGATCACCCAGGTCACCGTCGCCCCGACGCACCGCAGGCGCGGCCTGCTCAGCCGGATGATGGGCGCCGACCTGGCCGCCGCGCGGGAGCGGGGCGACGCGATAGCGACGCTGATCGCCGCCGAGTACCCGATCTACGGGCGTTTCGGTTTCGGCCCGGCGAGCTCGACCGCCGAGTGGAGCGTGGACGTGCGGCGCGCCGGGCTCGACCCGCGCCGGTCGGGCCGCCCCGGGGACGGCGGCCGGATCGACCTGACCGACGCCGACGAGATCCGCAAGGTCGGCCCCGAGGTGTACGCGAGGCTCGCCCGGGTGCGTGCCGGGGTGACCGACCGCACCCCGCGCGGCTGGGACGTCGGCACCGGCCGTGGCGTGTCGAACGAGCCGTGGCGGGAGCCCTATTACGCGATCTACCGCGCGGAGTCCGGCGAGGTCGAGGGGTACGTGGCCTACACGGCCGACGACAAGTGGGACGACGCCAAGCAGCCGATGAACACGGCGACCGTGCGGGACCTGATCGCCGTCACCCCGGCCGCCGAGCGCGCCCTCTGGCACTTCCTCTGCTCCATCGACTGGATCGGCACGGTCCGCTCCGGCTACCGGGCGCCCGACGACCCGCTGCCGCTGCTCCTGCCGGACCCGCGCGCCGCGAAGCTGCTGACGTACGCGGACATGCTGTGGGTCCGGGTCCTGGACCCGGTCCGGGTCCTGGAGAGCCGTGCGTACCCGGTGGCGGACGGTCTGGTGCTGGACCTGCGGGACGGGGACGGCTTCGCCGGCGGGCGCTACCGGCTCGACGCCTCTCCGGACGGGGTCTCCTGCGCGCGTACGGACGCGTCGGCCGATCTGGCCTTCGACATCGCCGAGTTGGGCGTGCTGGCCTTCGGTGACGAGTCGGCGGTACGGCTCGGCCGGCTCGGGCGCGTCGAGGAGCTGACGGCGGGCGCCGCGGCCCGCGCCGACCTGCTGTTCCGGACTCCGCTGCGGCCCTTCTCGCCCGACATCTTCTGA
- a CDS encoding DUF3099 domain-containing protein: MYARRRHVYFWMMGACLALFVGAWAVVRLFSMPVAIGMCVVAMVIPPIAAMAANRRGPEDRWWDDPSGDPKSDEWWDELDGKKRRGP, from the coding sequence GTGTACGCACGCCGTCGGCACGTCTACTTCTGGATGATGGGCGCCTGCCTGGCCCTCTTCGTGGGCGCCTGGGCGGTCGTGCGCCTCTTCTCGATGCCGGTGGCGATCGGCATGTGCGTGGTGGCCATGGTCATCCCCCCGATCGCCGCGATGGCCGCCAACCGAAGAGGCCCCGAGGACCGCTGGTGGGACGACCCTTCGGGGGACCCGAAGTCGGACGAGTGGTGGGACGAACTCGACGGCAAGAAGCGGCGGGGGCCGTAG
- a CDS encoding ABC transporter permease produces the protein MSDTPTGALTATTTLAGRGIRLSRRNLDAVITSMMLPIMLMLVFVYFFGGAIDTGTRYVTYVVPGVLVLCAGFGAAGTALSVSEDMRLGVVDRFRTLDVGGTSFLAGHVAASVTRNALSTTLVLGAAFAIGFRPAASAGGWLAAIGLLLAYITAVSWLSAAIGLLTRTPEAAGAVTFAMMFLPYPSSAFVPIDTMPGWLHGFAEHQPVTPLIESMRGLLLDQPVGNSPWIALGWCAGLLALAVTASGFLFRLRTR, from the coding sequence ATGTCTGACACGCCGACCGGCGCCCTCACCGCCACGACCACCCTCGCCGGGCGGGGCATCCGCCTCAGCCGGCGCAACCTCGACGCCGTCATCACCTCGATGATGCTGCCGATCATGCTGATGCTGGTCTTCGTCTACTTCTTCGGCGGAGCCATCGACACCGGCACCCGGTACGTCACCTACGTCGTCCCCGGCGTGCTCGTCCTCTGCGCCGGGTTCGGCGCGGCGGGCACCGCCCTCTCCGTCAGCGAGGACATGCGGCTCGGGGTCGTCGACCGCTTCCGCACCCTCGACGTCGGCGGGACCTCCTTCCTCGCCGGGCACGTCGCCGCCTCCGTCACCCGCAACGCCCTCTCGACCACGCTCGTCCTCGGCGCCGCCTTCGCCATCGGCTTCCGCCCGGCCGCCTCGGCGGGCGGCTGGCTCGCCGCGATCGGGCTGCTGCTCGCCTACATCACCGCCGTGTCCTGGCTGTCGGCGGCGATCGGCCTGCTCACCAGGACGCCGGAGGCGGCCGGGGCGGTCACCTTCGCGATGATGTTCCTCCCCTACCCGAGCAGCGCGTTCGTGCCCATCGACACCATGCCCGGCTGGCTGCACGGCTTCGCCGAACACCAGCCGGTGACCCCGCTGATCGAGTCGATGCGCGGCCTGCTCCTCGACCAGCCGGTCGGCAACTCACCGTGGATCGCGCTCGGCTGGTGCGCGGGTCTGCTGGCCCTCGCCGTCACCGCCTCGGGTTTCCTCTTCCGCCTCCGCACCCGCTGA
- a CDS encoding DUF2993 domain-containing protein, with protein MRALRILLIVAVVLGGVLVGIDRLAVSYAEDEAAGRVKLPSVNSESVEVDIKGFPFLTQVVDKRFDEIDVTVKGGSAQAGDKRVRVGELTVALRDVTVTGDWAGAKAGSASGTALISYADLTAASDREAVVAYGGNGKVKVTGGVKVMGRTVTRTVLSTVTVVNGDTLRVRADEVPGEGIPGIEDLVRARTDFDRPIGVIAGMKVEKVEPRPDGLAISVSGKDVVLAG; from the coding sequence ATGCGAGCACTGCGGATTCTGTTGATCGTGGCCGTCGTGCTGGGCGGGGTCCTGGTCGGGATCGACCGGCTGGCCGTCTCATACGCCGAGGACGAGGCGGCGGGCCGGGTGAAGCTCCCCTCCGTGAACAGCGAATCCGTCGAGGTCGACATCAAGGGCTTCCCCTTCCTGACCCAGGTCGTGGACAAGCGGTTCGACGAGATCGACGTCACGGTCAAGGGCGGCTCCGCGCAGGCCGGCGACAAGCGCGTCCGGGTCGGCGAGCTGACGGTGGCCCTGCGGGACGTGACCGTGACCGGCGACTGGGCGGGCGCGAAGGCCGGCTCCGCGAGCGGGACGGCCCTCATCTCGTACGCGGACCTCACCGCCGCCTCCGACCGGGAGGCCGTCGTCGCGTACGGCGGCAACGGCAAGGTGAAGGTGACCGGCGGCGTGAAGGTCATGGGCCGCACCGTGACCCGCACGGTCCTGTCGACCGTGACCGTCGTGAACGGCGACACCCTCCGGGTCCGCGCCGACGAGGTGCCCGGCGAGGGCATCCCCGGCATCGAGGACCTGGTGCGCGCCCGCACCGACTTCGACCGCCCGATCGGTGTGATCGCCGGCATGAAGGTGGAGAAGGTCGAGCCGCGCCCGGACGGCCTCGCCATCTCCGTGAGCGGCAAGGACGTCGTCCTGGCGGGCTGA
- a CDS encoding Fur family transcriptional regulator, whose translation MVSTDWKSDLRQRGYRLTPQRQLVLEAVDALEHATPDDILVEVRRTASGVNISTVYRTLELLEELGLVSHAHLGHGAPTYHLADRHHHLHLVCRDCSEVIEADVEVAAEFTGKLRETFGFETDMKHFAIFGRCGECAQKAAADRAPENSGGTS comes from the coding sequence GTGGTGAGCACCGACTGGAAGAGCGACCTGCGGCAGCGCGGCTATCGGCTGACGCCGCAGCGTCAGCTTGTCCTGGAGGCGGTCGACGCGCTGGAGCACGCGACGCCCGACGACATCCTCGTCGAGGTCCGCAGGACCGCGTCCGGGGTGAACATCTCCACCGTCTACCGGACCCTGGAGCTCCTCGAGGAGCTCGGTCTGGTGAGCCACGCCCATCTGGGGCACGGGGCGCCGACCTATCACCTCGCCGACCGGCACCACCATCTGCACCTGGTCTGCCGGGACTGCTCCGAGGTGATCGAGGCGGACGTCGAGGTGGCGGCCGAGTTCACCGGAAAGCTCCGCGAGACCTTCGGCTTCGAGACGGACATGAAGCACTTCGCGATCTTCGGCCGGTGCGGGGAGTGCGCGCAGAAGGCCGCCGCCGACCGCGCCCCCGAGAACAGCGGCGGCACGTCGTAG
- a CDS encoding sulfurtransferase: MARSDVLVDADWVEANLDNPQVAIVEVDEDTSAYEKNHIRNAIRIDWTQDLQDPVRRDFIDQEGFEKLLSAKGIANDTTVVLYGGNNNWFASYAYWYFKLYGHQDVKLLDGGRKKWELDSRDLVDGSAVPARPATEYKAKAQDSSIRAFRDDVVAAIGAQNLVDVRSPDEFSGKLLAPAHLPQEQSQRPGHVPSARNIPWSKNANDDGTFKSDDELKALYEDEQVDLAKDTIAYCRIGERSALTWFVLHELLGVENVKNYDGSWTEYGSLVGVPIELGANK; this comes from the coding sequence ATGGCTCGCAGCGACGTCCTGGTCGACGCGGACTGGGTCGAGGCCAACCTCGACAACCCGCAGGTCGCCATCGTCGAGGTCGACGAGGACACCTCGGCCTACGAGAAGAACCACATCCGCAACGCCATCCGGATCGACTGGACCCAGGACCTCCAGGACCCGGTCCGCCGCGACTTCATCGACCAGGAGGGCTTCGAGAAGCTCCTCTCGGCGAAGGGCATCGCGAACGACACCACGGTCGTGCTCTACGGCGGCAACAACAACTGGTTCGCCTCCTACGCCTACTGGTACTTCAAGCTCTACGGCCACCAGGACGTGAAGCTCCTCGACGGCGGCCGCAAGAAGTGGGAGCTCGACTCCCGCGACCTGGTCGACGGCTCCGCCGTCCCCGCCCGCCCGGCCACCGAGTACAAGGCCAAGGCCCAGGACTCCTCCATCCGCGCCTTCCGCGACGACGTCGTGGCCGCGATCGGCGCCCAGAACCTGGTCGACGTCCGCTCGCCCGACGAGTTCTCCGGCAAGCTGCTCGCCCCGGCGCACCTCCCGCAGGAGCAGTCGCAGCGCCCCGGCCACGTGCCGAGCGCCCGCAACATCCCGTGGTCGAAGAACGCCAACGACGACGGCACCTTCAAGTCGGACGACGAGCTCAAGGCCCTCTACGAGGACGAGCAGGTCGACCTGGCGAAGGACACCATCGCCTACTGCCGCATCGGTGAGCGCTCCGCGCTCACGTGGTTCGTCCTGCATGAGCTGCTCGGCGTCGAGAACGTCAAGAACTACGACGGCTCGTGGACCGAGTACGGCTCCCTCGTCGGCGTGCCGATCGAGCTCGGCGCCAACAAGTAA
- a CDS encoding MoaD/ThiS family protein, whose product MAAGTIRYWAAAKAAAGVAEEPYTAEHLAEALDAARAKHPGELAQVLKRCSFLVDGDPVGTRSHETVRLAEGGTVEVLPPFAGG is encoded by the coding sequence ATGGCAGCGGGAACCATCCGCTACTGGGCCGCGGCCAAGGCCGCCGCCGGTGTCGCCGAGGAGCCGTACACCGCCGAGCACCTCGCGGAGGCCCTCGACGCGGCCCGCGCGAAGCACCCGGGCGAGCTCGCCCAGGTCCTCAAGCGGTGCTCGTTCCTGGTCGACGGCGACCCCGTCGGGACCCGGAGCCATGAGACGGTACGGCTTGCCGAGGGCGGCACCGTCGAGGTGCTCCCCCCGTTCGCAGGAGGGTGA
- a CDS encoding FABP family protein, which yields MIEIPSDLNPDLVPLAFLLGTWEGAGVSDFPGAEKCNFGQSVTFSHDGRDFLEYTSHSWVLDNEGNKVRPLESESGYWRIDKDRKVEVVMVRDQGIVEIWYGELADQKPQIDLATDAVARTAASGAYSGGKRLYGYVKSDLMWVGEKATPEVPLRPYMSAHLKKVVTPEEVAEMARNLPDMPDDGIAFFR from the coding sequence ATGATCGAGATCCCGTCCGACCTCAACCCGGACCTCGTCCCCCTCGCGTTCCTGCTGGGCACGTGGGAGGGCGCGGGCGTCTCCGACTTCCCCGGCGCCGAGAAGTGCAACTTCGGCCAGTCCGTGACATTCAGCCACGACGGCCGGGACTTCCTCGAGTACACGTCCCACTCCTGGGTCCTGGACAACGAGGGCAACAAGGTCCGCCCGCTGGAGAGCGAGAGCGGCTACTGGCGCATCGACAAGGACCGCAAGGTCGAGGTCGTCATGGTCCGCGACCAGGGAATCGTCGAGATCTGGTACGGCGAGCTCGCCGACCAGAAGCCGCAGATCGACCTGGCGACCGACGCCGTCGCCCGGACCGCGGCCTCCGGCGCGTACTCCGGTGGCAAGCGCCTGTACGGCTACGTGAAGAGCGACCTCATGTGGGTGGGCGAGAAGGCGACCCCCGAGGTCCCGCTGCGGCCGTACATGTCGGCGCACCTGAAGAAGGTCGTGACGCCGGAGGAGGTCGCGGAGATGGCCCGCAACCTGCCCGACATGCCGGACGACGGCATCGCCTTCTTCCGCTAG